From a single Phalacrocorax aristotelis chromosome 1, bGulAri2.1, whole genome shotgun sequence genomic region:
- the ACOT9 gene encoding acyl-coenzyme A thioesterase 9, mitochondrial isoform X1, giving the protein MLATRLCTMRKLPSFLARTLTSGTSGSQVLPDMSEVRSRLRDIVGASTNWRDHVQAMQERKALHTLLAKRQEDLSPRRMKDSYLEVILPLGSQPEIREKYLNVHNSVRFGRILEDLDSLGVLICYTHTKQEMQPRSPLSIVTALVDKINLCKKIIYPDCDIKFTGNVSWVGRTSMEVKMHMLQLHDGDYCPVLDATFVMVARDPENKRPAFVNPLVPETPEEEEIFKQGELNKLKRIDFSTASLLKMAPTAEERNVVHDIFLNTLDTRTVSFRSRKLPPNSVWMEDAKLKGLQICHPQERNIFNRIFGGFLMRKAFELGWATACSYGGSRPFIVSVDDIMFQRPVEVGSLLLLSGQVCYTEKNYIQVRVHSEVYDADTREHHTTNIFHFTFISENEVPRVVPKTYGESMLYLDGKRHFAAVMKEI; this is encoded by the exons ATGCTGGCCACCCG GTTGTGCACGATGAGGaagcttccttcttttctggCTAGGACACTTACTTCTGGAACCAGTGGATCCCAAGTGCTTCCTGACATGTCTGAAG tgcgGAGCAGACTGAGGGATATAGTGGGAGCATCTACCAACTGGAG ggATCATGTGCAAGcaatgcaagaaagaaaagctcttcaTACTCTGCTGGCAAAACGGCAGGAAGATCTCTCTCCTAGGAGAATGAAGGATAGCTACTTGGAAGTTATTCTGCCTTTAGGAAGTCAACCTGAAATAAGAGAGAAGTACCTGAATGTACACAACAGTGTAAG GTTTGGAAGGATACTTGAAGATCTTGACAGTTTAGGAG TTCTTATTTGCTACACTCACACCAAGCAGGAAATGCAGCCAAGGTCTCCCTTATCAATAGTTACAGCTCTGGTGGATAAAATCA ATTTGTGCAAGAAGATTATATATCCAGACTGTGACATCAAATTCACAGGCAACGTTTCATGGGTTGGGAGGACCTCAATGGAGGTGAAGATGCACATGCTGCAG CTACACGATGGTGATTACTGCCCTGTGTTAGATGCAACCTTTGTCATGGTGGCCCGGGATCCAGAGAATAAACG GCCAGCATTTGTTAATCCACTTGTTCCTGAGacccctgaggaggaagaaatcttCAAGCAAGGGGAAT tAAACAAGCTGAAGAGGATTGATTTCAGCACTGCTTCCTTACTGAAAATGGCTcccactgcagaagaaagaaacgTTGTTCATGACATATTCCTTAATACACTGGACACAAG GACAGTAAGTTTCCGGAGTCGTAAATTACCACCCAATTCAGTGTGGATGGAAGATGCAAAGCTGAAAGGCCTACAGATTTGCCATCCTCAG GAACGGAACATCTTCAATAGGATCTTTGGGGGTTTTCTCATGAGAAAGGCATTTGAACTGGGATGGGCGACTGCGTGCAGCTATGG GGGTTCCAGACCTTTTATTGTGTCCGTTGATGATATCATGTTTCAGAGGCCAGTTGAAGTTGGATCCTTATTACTGCTTTCTGGACAG GtctgttacacagaaaaaaactacATCCAGGTTCGAGTACACAGTGAGGTTTATGATGCAGATACCAGGGAGCACCACACAACCAATATCTTCCATTTTACATTTATATCAGAAAATGAGGTCCCACGGGTTGTCCCCAAAACTTATGGAG AGTCCATGTTGTATTTAGATGGGAAGCGACACTTTGCTGCAGTCATGAAAGAAATCTGA
- the ACOT9 gene encoding acyl-coenzyme A thioesterase 9, mitochondrial isoform X5: protein MRKLPSFLARTLTSGTSGSQVLPDMSEGHLPIHVNNVRSRLRDIVGASTNWRDHVQAMQERKALHTLLAKRQEDLSPRRMKDSYLEVILPLGSQPEIREKYLNVHNSVRFGRILEDLDSLGVLICYTHTKQEMQPRSPLSIVTALVDKINLCKKIIYPDCDIKFTGNVSWVGRTSMEVKMHMLQLHDGDYCPVLDATFVMVARDPENKRPAFVNPLVPETPEEEEIFKQGELNKLKRIDFSTASLLKMAPTAEERNVVHDIFLNTLDTRTVSFRSRKLPPNSVWMEDAKLKGLQICHPQERNIFNRIFGGFLMRKAFELGWATACSYGGSRPFIVSVDDIMFQRPVEVGSLLLLSGQVCYTEKNYIQVRVHSEVYDADTREHHTTNIFHFTFISENEVPRVVPKTYGESMLYLDGKRHFAAVMKEI from the exons ATGAGGaagcttccttcttttctggCTAGGACACTTACTTCTGGAACCAGTGGATCCCAAGTGCTTCCTGACATGTCTGAAG GACACTTACCCATTCATGTGAATAATG tgcgGAGCAGACTGAGGGATATAGTGGGAGCATCTACCAACTGGAG ggATCATGTGCAAGcaatgcaagaaagaaaagctcttcaTACTCTGCTGGCAAAACGGCAGGAAGATCTCTCTCCTAGGAGAATGAAGGATAGCTACTTGGAAGTTATTCTGCCTTTAGGAAGTCAACCTGAAATAAGAGAGAAGTACCTGAATGTACACAACAGTGTAAG GTTTGGAAGGATACTTGAAGATCTTGACAGTTTAGGAG TTCTTATTTGCTACACTCACACCAAGCAGGAAATGCAGCCAAGGTCTCCCTTATCAATAGTTACAGCTCTGGTGGATAAAATCA ATTTGTGCAAGAAGATTATATATCCAGACTGTGACATCAAATTCACAGGCAACGTTTCATGGGTTGGGAGGACCTCAATGGAGGTGAAGATGCACATGCTGCAG CTACACGATGGTGATTACTGCCCTGTGTTAGATGCAACCTTTGTCATGGTGGCCCGGGATCCAGAGAATAAACG GCCAGCATTTGTTAATCCACTTGTTCCTGAGacccctgaggaggaagaaatcttCAAGCAAGGGGAAT tAAACAAGCTGAAGAGGATTGATTTCAGCACTGCTTCCTTACTGAAAATGGCTcccactgcagaagaaagaaacgTTGTTCATGACATATTCCTTAATACACTGGACACAAG GACAGTAAGTTTCCGGAGTCGTAAATTACCACCCAATTCAGTGTGGATGGAAGATGCAAAGCTGAAAGGCCTACAGATTTGCCATCCTCAG GAACGGAACATCTTCAATAGGATCTTTGGGGGTTTTCTCATGAGAAAGGCATTTGAACTGGGATGGGCGACTGCGTGCAGCTATGG GGGTTCCAGACCTTTTATTGTGTCCGTTGATGATATCATGTTTCAGAGGCCAGTTGAAGTTGGATCCTTATTACTGCTTTCTGGACAG GtctgttacacagaaaaaaactacATCCAGGTTCGAGTACACAGTGAGGTTTATGATGCAGATACCAGGGAGCACCACACAACCAATATCTTCCATTTTACATTTATATCAGAAAATGAGGTCCCACGGGTTGTCCCCAAAACTTATGGAG AGTCCATGTTGTATTTAGATGGGAAGCGACACTTTGCTGCAGTCATGAAAGAAATCTGA
- the ACOT9 gene encoding acyl-coenzyme A thioesterase 9, mitochondrial isoform X3 produces the protein MQERKALHTLLAKRQEDLSPRRMKDSYLEVILPLGSQPEIREKYLNVHNSVRFGRILEDLDSLGVLICYTHTKQEMQPRSPLSIVTALVDKINLCKKIIYPDCDIKFTGNVSWVGRTSMEVKMHMLQLHDGDYCPVLDATFVMVARDPENKRPAFVNPLVPETPEEEEIFKQGELNKLKRIDFSTASLLKMAPTAEERNVVHDIFLNTLDTRTVSFRSRKLPPNSVWMEDAKLKGLQICHPQERNIFNRIFGGFLMRKAFELGWATACSYGGSRPFIVSVDDIMFQRPVEVGSLLLLSGQVCYTEKNYIQVRVHSEVYDADTREHHTTNIFHFTFISENEVPRVVPKTYGESMLYLDGKRHFAAVMKEI, from the exons atgcaagaaagaaaagctcttcaTACTCTGCTGGCAAAACGGCAGGAAGATCTCTCTCCTAGGAGAATGAAGGATAGCTACTTGGAAGTTATTCTGCCTTTAGGAAGTCAACCTGAAATAAGAGAGAAGTACCTGAATGTACACAACAGTGTAAG GTTTGGAAGGATACTTGAAGATCTTGACAGTTTAGGAG TTCTTATTTGCTACACTCACACCAAGCAGGAAATGCAGCCAAGGTCTCCCTTATCAATAGTTACAGCTCTGGTGGATAAAATCA ATTTGTGCAAGAAGATTATATATCCAGACTGTGACATCAAATTCACAGGCAACGTTTCATGGGTTGGGAGGACCTCAATGGAGGTGAAGATGCACATGCTGCAG CTACACGATGGTGATTACTGCCCTGTGTTAGATGCAACCTTTGTCATGGTGGCCCGGGATCCAGAGAATAAACG GCCAGCATTTGTTAATCCACTTGTTCCTGAGacccctgaggaggaagaaatcttCAAGCAAGGGGAAT tAAACAAGCTGAAGAGGATTGATTTCAGCACTGCTTCCTTACTGAAAATGGCTcccactgcagaagaaagaaacgTTGTTCATGACATATTCCTTAATACACTGGACACAAG GACAGTAAGTTTCCGGAGTCGTAAATTACCACCCAATTCAGTGTGGATGGAAGATGCAAAGCTGAAAGGCCTACAGATTTGCCATCCTCAG GAACGGAACATCTTCAATAGGATCTTTGGGGGTTTTCTCATGAGAAAGGCATTTGAACTGGGATGGGCGACTGCGTGCAGCTATGG GGGTTCCAGACCTTTTATTGTGTCCGTTGATGATATCATGTTTCAGAGGCCAGTTGAAGTTGGATCCTTATTACTGCTTTCTGGACAG GtctgttacacagaaaaaaactacATCCAGGTTCGAGTACACAGTGAGGTTTATGATGCAGATACCAGGGAGCACCACACAACCAATATCTTCCATTTTACATTTATATCAGAAAATGAGGTCCCACGGGTTGTCCCCAAAACTTATGGAG AGTCCATGTTGTATTTAGATGGGAAGCGACACTTTGCTGCAGTCATGAAAGAAATCTGA
- the ACOT9 gene encoding acyl-coenzyme A thioesterase 9, mitochondrial isoform X4, which produces MLATRLCTMRKLPSFLARTLTSGTSGSQVLPDMSEGHLPIHVNNVRSRLRDIVGASTNWRDHVQAMQERKALHTLLAKRQEDLSPRRMKDSYLEVILPLGSQPEIREKYLNVHNSVRFGRILEDLDSLGVLICYTHTKQEMQPRSPLSIVTALVDKINLCKKIIYPDCDIKFTGNVSWVGRTSMEVKMHMLQLHDGDYCPVLDATFVMVARDPENKRPAFVNPLVPETPEEEEIFKQGELNKLKRIDFSTASLLKMAPTAEERNVVHDIFLNTLDTRTVSFRSRKLPPNSVWMEDAKLKGLQICHPQERNIFNRIFGGFLMRKAFELGWATACSYGGSRPFIVSVDDIMFQRPVEVGSLLLLSGQVCYTEKNYIQVRVHSEVYDADTREHHTTNIFHFTFISENEVPRVVPKTYGESMLYLDGKRHFAAVMKEI; this is translated from the exons ATGCTGGCCACCCG GTTGTGCACGATGAGGaagcttccttcttttctggCTAGGACACTTACTTCTGGAACCAGTGGATCCCAAGTGCTTCCTGACATGTCTGAAG GACACTTACCCATTCATGTGAATAATG tgcgGAGCAGACTGAGGGATATAGTGGGAGCATCTACCAACTGGAG ggATCATGTGCAAGcaatgcaagaaagaaaagctcttcaTACTCTGCTGGCAAAACGGCAGGAAGATCTCTCTCCTAGGAGAATGAAGGATAGCTACTTGGAAGTTATTCTGCCTTTAGGAAGTCAACCTGAAATAAGAGAGAAGTACCTGAATGTACACAACAGTGTAAG GTTTGGAAGGATACTTGAAGATCTTGACAGTTTAGGAG TTCTTATTTGCTACACTCACACCAAGCAGGAAATGCAGCCAAGGTCTCCCTTATCAATAGTTACAGCTCTGGTGGATAAAATCA ATTTGTGCAAGAAGATTATATATCCAGACTGTGACATCAAATTCACAGGCAACGTTTCATGGGTTGGGAGGACCTCAATGGAGGTGAAGATGCACATGCTGCAG CTACACGATGGTGATTACTGCCCTGTGTTAGATGCAACCTTTGTCATGGTGGCCCGGGATCCAGAGAATAAACG GCCAGCATTTGTTAATCCACTTGTTCCTGAGacccctgaggaggaagaaatcttCAAGCAAGGGGAAT tAAACAAGCTGAAGAGGATTGATTTCAGCACTGCTTCCTTACTGAAAATGGCTcccactgcagaagaaagaaacgTTGTTCATGACATATTCCTTAATACACTGGACACAAG GACAGTAAGTTTCCGGAGTCGTAAATTACCACCCAATTCAGTGTGGATGGAAGATGCAAAGCTGAAAGGCCTACAGATTTGCCATCCTCAG GAACGGAACATCTTCAATAGGATCTTTGGGGGTTTTCTCATGAGAAAGGCATTTGAACTGGGATGGGCGACTGCGTGCAGCTATGG GGGTTCCAGACCTTTTATTGTGTCCGTTGATGATATCATGTTTCAGAGGCCAGTTGAAGTTGGATCCTTATTACTGCTTTCTGGACAG GtctgttacacagaaaaaaactacATCCAGGTTCGAGTACACAGTGAGGTTTATGATGCAGATACCAGGGAGCACCACACAACCAATATCTTCCATTTTACATTTATATCAGAAAATGAGGTCCCACGGGTTGTCCCCAAAACTTATGGAG AGTCCATGTTGTATTTAGATGGGAAGCGACACTTTGCTGCAGTCATGAAAGAAATCTGA
- the ACOT9 gene encoding acyl-coenzyme A thioesterase 9, mitochondrial isoform X2, which yields MGRELWRNRDHVQAMQERKALHTLLAKRQEDLSPRRMKDSYLEVILPLGSQPEIREKYLNVHNSVRFGRILEDLDSLGVLICYTHTKQEMQPRSPLSIVTALVDKINLCKKIIYPDCDIKFTGNVSWVGRTSMEVKMHMLQLHDGDYCPVLDATFVMVARDPENKRPAFVNPLVPETPEEEEIFKQGELNKLKRIDFSTASLLKMAPTAEERNVVHDIFLNTLDTRTVSFRSRKLPPNSVWMEDAKLKGLQICHPQERNIFNRIFGGFLMRKAFELGWATACSYGGSRPFIVSVDDIMFQRPVEVGSLLLLSGQVCYTEKNYIQVRVHSEVYDADTREHHTTNIFHFTFISENEVPRVVPKTYGESMLYLDGKRHFAAVMKEI from the exons ATGGGGAGGGAACTGTGGAGGAACAG ggATCATGTGCAAGcaatgcaagaaagaaaagctcttcaTACTCTGCTGGCAAAACGGCAGGAAGATCTCTCTCCTAGGAGAATGAAGGATAGCTACTTGGAAGTTATTCTGCCTTTAGGAAGTCAACCTGAAATAAGAGAGAAGTACCTGAATGTACACAACAGTGTAAG GTTTGGAAGGATACTTGAAGATCTTGACAGTTTAGGAG TTCTTATTTGCTACACTCACACCAAGCAGGAAATGCAGCCAAGGTCTCCCTTATCAATAGTTACAGCTCTGGTGGATAAAATCA ATTTGTGCAAGAAGATTATATATCCAGACTGTGACATCAAATTCACAGGCAACGTTTCATGGGTTGGGAGGACCTCAATGGAGGTGAAGATGCACATGCTGCAG CTACACGATGGTGATTACTGCCCTGTGTTAGATGCAACCTTTGTCATGGTGGCCCGGGATCCAGAGAATAAACG GCCAGCATTTGTTAATCCACTTGTTCCTGAGacccctgaggaggaagaaatcttCAAGCAAGGGGAAT tAAACAAGCTGAAGAGGATTGATTTCAGCACTGCTTCCTTACTGAAAATGGCTcccactgcagaagaaagaaacgTTGTTCATGACATATTCCTTAATACACTGGACACAAG GACAGTAAGTTTCCGGAGTCGTAAATTACCACCCAATTCAGTGTGGATGGAAGATGCAAAGCTGAAAGGCCTACAGATTTGCCATCCTCAG GAACGGAACATCTTCAATAGGATCTTTGGGGGTTTTCTCATGAGAAAGGCATTTGAACTGGGATGGGCGACTGCGTGCAGCTATGG GGGTTCCAGACCTTTTATTGTGTCCGTTGATGATATCATGTTTCAGAGGCCAGTTGAAGTTGGATCCTTATTACTGCTTTCTGGACAG GtctgttacacagaaaaaaactacATCCAGGTTCGAGTACACAGTGAGGTTTATGATGCAGATACCAGGGAGCACCACACAACCAATATCTTCCATTTTACATTTATATCAGAAAATGAGGTCCCACGGGTTGTCCCCAAAACTTATGGAG AGTCCATGTTGTATTTAGATGGGAAGCGACACTTTGCTGCAGTCATGAAAGAAATCTGA